The Mycolicibacterium mageritense genome contains a region encoding:
- the rnhA gene encoding ribonuclease HI, whose translation MSSDVVVIHTDGGCRPNPGPGGWGAVLRHREHVREMYGGESGVTSNNRMELTAPIMALEALTRPVVVHLYTDSTYVRNGITKWVLGWERNGWLTAAKAPVKNVDLWQRLQAACARHQVEWFWVKGHSGVGDNELADELATRGMQEALAPVH comes from the coding sequence ATGAGTAGCGATGTCGTCGTCATCCACACCGACGGCGGATGCCGGCCGAACCCGGGCCCGGGCGGCTGGGGCGCGGTGCTGCGCCACCGTGAGCATGTGCGCGAGATGTACGGCGGCGAGTCCGGCGTCACGAGCAACAACCGCATGGAGCTGACGGCGCCGATCATGGCCCTCGAGGCACTCACCAGACCCGTGGTGGTGCACCTGTACACCGACAGCACGTACGTCCGCAACGGCATCACCAAATGGGTGCTCGGGTGGGAACGCAACGGCTGGCTCACCGCCGCCAAGGCGCCCGTGAAGAACGTCGACCTGTGGCAGCGGCTTCAGGCCGCGTGCGCGCGCCACCAGGTCGAGTGGTTCTGGGTGAAAGGACACTCAGGTGTCGGCGACAACGAGTTGGCCGACGAGCTGGCGACGCGGGGTATGCAGGAAGCGCTCGCCCCAGTCCACTGA
- a CDS encoding cold-shock protein produces the protein MAEGNVTWFDHEKGFGIISPRMIRNRTDIGLSIAKQRASYADSHVDLAPAECLSTVGHGK, from the coding sequence ATGGCTGAAGGGAATGTGACGTGGTTCGACCATGAGAAGGGCTTTGGCATCATCTCTCCACGGATGATCCGCAACCGCACCGATATCGGTTTGTCCATCGCGAAACAGCGTGCATCATATGCCGATTCGCATGTCGATCTGGCGCCCGCCGAATGTCTCTCCACCGTTGGGCACGGAAAGTGA
- a CDS encoding acyl-CoA dehydrogenase family protein, which yields MSELFPNYRATWESDQHRELRKHAAEFLRKEATPNQERWARNHQVDREFWTKLGDAGLLGLDLPEEYGGTGGDFGYSAIVAEEFALAHDSASGWSVHSPIVAHYLNTYCTDEQKRRWLPKVISGELVLAIAMTEPGTGSDLQAVRTTAVRDGDDYVINGSKTFISNGSHCDLLVIVAKTDPAAGAAGVSLIVAETNDQLQGFERGRVLEKVGQHGQDTRELFFTDMRVPAANLLGAQEGLGFYQLMEQLARERLVIASICAGMAEAAVLEAIKYTKQREAFGRELIKFQHTRFELAELKAEVLSIKTTVDYCVQQLIDGAIDPATASMAKLVAADKGVSVVDRCVQFFGGYGYMMEYPIARAYAAARVNKIYGGTSEIMKEIISRSL from the coding sequence ATGTCGGAACTGTTCCCCAACTACCGCGCCACGTGGGAAAGCGATCAGCACCGCGAGTTGCGCAAGCACGCCGCGGAGTTTCTGCGTAAGGAAGCGACCCCCAACCAGGAACGCTGGGCCCGCAACCATCAGGTGGACCGCGAGTTCTGGACCAAGCTCGGTGACGCAGGTCTGCTCGGCCTCGACCTGCCCGAGGAGTACGGCGGGACGGGCGGTGACTTCGGATACTCGGCCATCGTCGCCGAAGAGTTTGCGCTCGCCCATGATTCGGCCTCCGGCTGGTCGGTGCACTCGCCGATCGTGGCGCACTATCTCAACACCTACTGCACGGACGAGCAGAAGCGGCGCTGGCTGCCCAAGGTCATCAGCGGCGAGTTGGTGCTCGCGATCGCGATGACCGAGCCGGGCACCGGATCAGACCTGCAGGCCGTGCGCACCACGGCTGTCCGGGACGGCGACGACTACGTGATCAACGGCTCGAAGACGTTCATCTCCAATGGTTCACACTGCGATCTGCTGGTCATCGTCGCCAAGACCGATCCGGCCGCCGGCGCGGCGGGGGTGTCGTTGATCGTCGCCGAGACCAATGATCAGCTGCAGGGTTTCGAACGCGGCCGGGTGCTGGAGAAGGTAGGCCAGCACGGCCAGGACACACGCGAACTGTTCTTCACCGACATGCGCGTGCCCGCAGCCAATCTGCTTGGCGCACAGGAGGGTCTCGGCTTCTACCAGCTGATGGAGCAGTTGGCCCGCGAACGGCTGGTGATCGCGTCCATCTGTGCGGGCATGGCCGAAGCCGCGGTGCTGGAGGCCATCAAGTACACCAAGCAGAGGGAAGCCTTCGGGCGCGAGCTGATCAAGTTCCAGCACACCAGGTTCGAACTCGCAGAGCTCAAGGCCGAGGTGCTGTCCATCAAGACCACGGTCGACTACTGCGTGCAGCAGCTGATCGACGGCGCGATCGACCCGGCCACCGCGTCGATGGCGAAACTCGTCGCCGCCGACAAGGGCGTCTCAGTCGTCGACAGGTGTGTGCAGTTCTTCGGGGGTTACGGCTACATGATGGAGTACCCGATCGCCCGGGCCTACGCTGCGGCCCGCGTCAACAAGATCTACGGCGGTACCAGCGAGATCATGAAGGAGATCATCAGCCGCTCGCTGTGA
- a CDS encoding PrpF domain-containing protein, translating into MFTLRSTWMRGGTSKCWLFNAVDVDPLIAQAGGLDALLTSAFGSGDPRQLDGVGGGSSTTSKAAIVRRSPQPGIDIDYLFAQVAIGDRRVEWGSNCGNCATAIGLYALQSGLVAVDDGVTVVRMRNQNTGAVLNAEIPTPGGRIPSEGNAAVPGTTALGVPVGLSFTGLSAGTQMLPTGNAIDAVAAAGSRYAATMVVAGAPAALFDAAGLGLTGAEDNATIAEHLPLLVALRQEASLRMGLSKPGDPISHAIPKVGIVGPPRDYRTTTGEAISGDEYDVSVRMVSMLAPHPAIGLTSAVAVAAASTVGGSVVSHAMRRSGSRSLRLGTPAGVLHLDLSFTPAGALDSVTLHRAARRLAVAELFVAAPALVDAAG; encoded by the coding sequence ATGTTCACGCTTCGTAGCACCTGGATGCGCGGTGGTACCAGCAAGTGCTGGCTGTTCAACGCCGTCGACGTCGATCCGCTCATCGCACAGGCAGGAGGCCTCGACGCCCTGCTGACCTCGGCCTTCGGCTCCGGCGATCCGCGCCAGCTGGACGGCGTGGGCGGGGGCAGTTCGACCACATCGAAGGCGGCCATCGTGCGCCGGTCGCCGCAACCCGGCATCGACATCGATTACCTCTTCGCCCAGGTGGCGATCGGCGACCGCCGGGTGGAGTGGGGCAGCAACTGTGGCAATTGCGCCACCGCGATCGGCCTCTATGCGCTGCAGTCCGGTCTTGTCGCCGTCGACGACGGGGTGACCGTCGTCCGGATGCGAAACCAGAACACCGGCGCAGTCCTCAATGCCGAGATCCCCACGCCCGGTGGGCGGATCCCCAGCGAGGGCAATGCCGCTGTGCCCGGCACGACCGCGCTGGGGGTGCCTGTCGGGCTGAGTTTCACCGGTCTTTCGGCAGGGACGCAGATGCTGCCCACGGGTAACGCGATCGACGCAGTCGCCGCGGCCGGCAGTCGCTACGCGGCCACCATGGTCGTTGCCGGCGCCCCGGCGGCACTGTTCGACGCTGCCGGGCTGGGTCTCACGGGCGCCGAGGACAACGCCACCATCGCCGAGCACTTGCCGCTGCTCGTCGCATTGCGGCAGGAGGCGTCCCTGCGGATGGGTCTGAGCAAGCCCGGAGATCCGATCAGCCACGCCATTCCCAAGGTCGGTATCGTCGGCCCGCCGCGGGACTATCGCACCACCACGGGCGAAGCGATCAGCGGTGACGAGTACGACGTCTCGGTGCGCATGGTGTCGATGCTTGCCCCGCACCCCGCGATCGGCCTCACCTCTGCCGTCGCCGTCGCAGCTGCGTCCACCGTGGGTGGCAGCGTCGTCTCACATGCGATGCGCCGATCGGGATCACGCAGCCTGAGGCTGGGAACCCCCGCCGGTGTTCTGCACCTGGACCTGTCCTTCACGCCCGCCGGTGCGCTGGATTCGGTGACCCTGCACCGCGCCGCCCGCCGCCTTGCGGTGGCCGAATTATTCGTCGCCGCACCGGCATTGGTCGACGCTGCCGGGTGA
- a CDS encoding glycoside hydrolase family 130 protein: MADPSRVVTRLFVPGQEGFERQESRAGAALARILALDEAEVRLALEDVIGRHGGRHRNLVDTLRRHADELADRLSPGTDLSEPRKLLLGAVFTNEYAVEGAALCNPSIVQHPDQAGTLTGSLRFVMSVRGIGEGHRSTIGFRTGTIDTAGCAVVSDAAPFATTQEAVPTLLDAAVFRCELMRLNDAGETAEYVLGALGDRFTRSDLDERLDLLQRHRSTRRHAPETIALFRGIADRAYDVEFPSDTELSERILWPATDAEAAGVEDARFVRFVDDDGAVTFYATYTAYSGTRISQQLLTTTDFRTFTSAPMVGPATANKGLALFPRRINGRFAAMSRSDRESNTIAFADHPLVWGNSLPCQRPSAPWETLQLGNCGPPIETEAGWLVLTHGVGPMRNYRIGAILLDLDDPTQIVGRMTEPLLAPAVDERDGYVPNVVYSCGALVHAGILVLPYGYSDVAIGIANVSMRELIGALTT; encoded by the coding sequence GTGGCCGACCCGTCGCGCGTCGTCACCCGGTTGTTCGTACCGGGGCAAGAGGGGTTCGAACGACAGGAATCCCGGGCGGGGGCGGCGCTCGCGCGAATCTTGGCGCTGGACGAGGCTGAGGTGCGTTTGGCACTGGAAGACGTCATAGGTCGCCATGGCGGGCGCCACCGTAATCTCGTTGACACCCTCCGCCGGCACGCCGACGAACTCGCGGACCGGTTGAGCCCTGGCACAGACCTGTCCGAACCACGAAAGTTACTGCTGGGAGCTGTGTTCACCAATGAGTACGCCGTGGAGGGAGCAGCGCTGTGCAATCCCAGCATCGTGCAGCATCCGGATCAGGCGGGAACGCTGACGGGCAGCCTGAGATTCGTGATGAGTGTACGAGGAATTGGCGAGGGGCACCGTTCGACCATCGGTTTCCGGACGGGCACGATCGACACAGCCGGCTGCGCCGTCGTTTCCGACGCGGCGCCGTTCGCCACTACGCAGGAAGCCGTGCCGACGCTGCTAGACGCGGCTGTCTTCCGCTGCGAGCTGATGAGGCTGAACGACGCGGGCGAAACGGCCGAGTACGTGTTGGGCGCACTCGGAGACCGGTTCACCCGCTCTGACCTCGACGAGCGACTGGATCTGTTGCAGCGACACCGCAGCACTCGCCGGCACGCGCCGGAGACGATCGCGTTGTTCAGAGGTATCGCCGACCGGGCTTACGACGTCGAATTCCCCAGCGATACCGAGCTTTCCGAGCGCATACTGTGGCCGGCGACCGATGCGGAGGCCGCCGGTGTCGAGGATGCTCGCTTTGTCCGCTTCGTCGACGACGACGGAGCGGTCACCTTTTATGCGACCTACACGGCGTACAGCGGCACCCGCATAAGTCAGCAGCTCCTGACCACCACGGATTTCCGGACCTTCACCTCGGCACCGATGGTGGGGCCGGCCACCGCCAACAAGGGCTTGGCGTTGTTCCCTCGCCGCATCAACGGGCGTTTCGCTGCCATGTCGAGATCCGACCGCGAGTCCAATACCATCGCCTTCGCCGATCACCCTTTGGTGTGGGGCAATTCGCTGCCGTGTCAGCGCCCGTCAGCACCATGGGAAACACTGCAATTGGGCAACTGTGGTCCGCCTATCGAAACGGAAGCCGGCTGGCTGGTGCTTACGCATGGGGTGGGCCCAATGCGCAACTATCGCATCGGAGCCATCCTGCTCGACCTCGACGATCCGACCCAGATAGTCGGTCGAATGACCGAACCGCTACTTGCCCCAGCCGTCGACGAGAGGGACGGCTACGTGCCCAACGTCGTTTACTCCTGCGGCGCGCTGGTGCACGCCGGGATCCTGGTACTGCCGTACGGTTACAGCGACGTCGCCATCGGGATCGCGAACGTGTCCATGCGCGAACTCATTGGTGCTTTGACCACGTGA
- a CDS encoding VOC family protein produces the protein MTVTIDEFEVADPPDAWIRAGFTVDSDAVCRVGGVRVRLVERGSGITAWSLRGLPPAVGLVDGIPTRDSATAPARPATHPNGVTAIDHVVVMSPDLDRTVAALAAIGVAPRRERDGELGGRRIRQVFFRFGEVIVEVVGSPETAGVGPSTLWGITYVVADIDATALFFGDRIGPVKDAVQPGRRIATLRHRDLGMSSPTAVISASR, from the coding sequence ATGACTGTCACGATCGACGAGTTCGAAGTCGCGGATCCGCCGGACGCCTGGATCCGCGCTGGGTTCACGGTCGACTCCGACGCCGTCTGTCGTGTCGGCGGAGTTCGCGTCCGGCTGGTCGAGCGCGGCAGCGGCATCACCGCGTGGTCGCTGCGTGGCCTCCCGCCGGCCGTGGGCCTCGTAGACGGAATCCCGACGAGGGACTCGGCCACGGCCCCCGCACGGCCGGCCACTCACCCGAACGGCGTGACCGCGATCGACCACGTCGTGGTGATGTCCCCGGATCTGGATCGGACCGTCGCAGCACTGGCCGCGATCGGGGTGGCCCCGCGCCGCGAACGCGACGGCGAACTCGGCGGACGGCGGATCCGGCAGGTTTTCTTCCGGTTCGGGGAGGTGATCGTCGAGGTGGTCGGGTCGCCCGAGACCGCGGGTGTCGGCCCGTCGACGCTCTGGGGCATCACGTATGTCGTCGCGGATATCGACGCGACCGCACTGTTCTTCGGCGACCGCATCGGGCCGGTCAAGGACGCGGTCCAACCGGGCCGCCGGATCGCCACTCTCCGCCACCGCGACCTGGGCATGTCGTCCCCGACCGCGGTCATCTCGGCGAGTCGATGA
- a CDS encoding TetR/AcrR family transcriptional regulator: MLDEDLTAKARIRNAALELYSRHGAEGVSLRAVAATAGVTLGLVQHHFKTKAGLGQAVDRLVAERFATTLAQVPPDASTAERDEAVREMLRNNPPVVNYVRRALLDPAADRLHLLDVLVELTQREVSALRHAGRASTKRRESTQIVAVLVRQMGELLLQPMVDAIWDRVATPAVDGKPRLRVSVDD, translated from the coding sequence ATGCTCGACGAGGATCTGACCGCCAAGGCTCGCATTCGTAACGCAGCCCTGGAGCTGTACTCACGCCATGGCGCCGAAGGCGTCTCGCTGCGAGCCGTCGCCGCGACCGCCGGCGTTACCCTCGGCCTGGTCCAACACCACTTCAAGACCAAGGCAGGACTCGGCCAGGCGGTCGACCGACTCGTCGCGGAGCGCTTCGCGACGACGTTGGCGCAGGTTCCACCCGACGCCTCGACCGCCGAGCGCGACGAGGCCGTGCGGGAGATGCTGCGGAACAACCCACCGGTGGTGAACTATGTGCGGCGCGCGCTGCTCGATCCGGCGGCAGACCGACTGCACCTGCTCGACGTTCTCGTCGAGCTGACCCAGCGCGAGGTGAGCGCGCTGCGCCACGCCGGCCGTGCATCGACAAAACGCCGTGAGTCCACGCAGATCGTCGCGGTCCTGGTACGGCAGATGGGCGAACTGCTGCTGCAGCCGATGGTGGACGCGATCTGGGACCGCGTCGCCACACCGGCCGTCGACGGCAAGCCACGACTGCGCGTCAGCGTCGACGACTAG
- a CDS encoding transglutaminase-like domain-containing protein, with protein MKRDVGVQLDVEIAGPTSLEFQIAVAQQMNTEVFESFCFDMNGERVQPIEIMGMHGSRIHKLEAEQGRLTVDYTATIIGRAEPSPVTEYDLSMYLRPSRYAEADKFFGFAAAEFGNYSDSGTLLEKVSSWVSNRLSYVPGSSDPIDGAVDTMLAGAGVCRDFAHLVVALLRAVNVPARVVSVYAPGLQPMDFHAVAEAFVDGCWRVIDGTLLAPRQSLVRIATGRDSADTAFLDNHMGSVTLAEMRVIAVVDGELPRDSIDQLVSIC; from the coding sequence GTGAAAAGAGATGTGGGCGTACAGCTCGATGTCGAGATCGCCGGGCCGACTTCATTGGAATTCCAGATTGCCGTTGCTCAGCAGATGAATACCGAAGTGTTCGAGTCGTTTTGCTTTGATATGAACGGCGAGCGGGTACAGCCGATCGAGATCATGGGAATGCACGGTAGCCGTATCCACAAACTGGAGGCCGAACAAGGCCGGCTAACTGTCGATTACACGGCCACGATAATCGGCCGCGCCGAACCGTCGCCGGTGACCGAGTACGACCTTTCCATGTATCTACGTCCGAGTCGGTATGCCGAGGCCGACAAATTCTTTGGGTTCGCCGCAGCAGAATTCGGCAACTACTCAGACTCGGGAACGCTGTTGGAGAAGGTTTCGTCATGGGTTAGCAACAGGCTGAGCTATGTCCCCGGCTCAAGTGATCCGATCGACGGCGCGGTCGACACCATGCTGGCCGGTGCGGGAGTATGTCGCGACTTTGCGCACCTGGTGGTGGCATTACTGCGGGCGGTAAACGTACCCGCTCGGGTCGTGTCGGTATACGCACCGGGTTTGCAGCCAATGGATTTTCATGCGGTAGCCGAGGCATTCGTCGACGGCTGCTGGCGCGTGATCGACGGGACGCTGTTGGCGCCGAGGCAGAGCTTGGTACGCATCGCCACCGGGCGCGACTCCGCCGACACGGCGTTCCTCGACAACCACATGGGGTCGGTCACCCTTGCCGAGATGAGGGTAATCGCCGTAGTCGACGGCGAACTCCCAAGGGATTCAATCGACCAGCTGGTATCGATCTGCTGA
- a CDS encoding tartrate dehydrogenase translates to MTQTHRIAVIPGDGIGTEVMPEGLRVLNAAASKFGLTFDFEHFDHSSADYYVKHGKMLPDNWFDELRGFDAIFFGAVGWPEVVPDHISLWGSLLQFRRAFDQYVNLRPVRLMPGVRSPLAGRNPGDVDFYVVRENTEGEYSSVGGKMFEGTEREVVIQETVMSRVGVDRILKFAFDLAQSRPKKHLTSATKSNGIAITMPYWDERVQAMAANYPDIAVDKYHIDILTANFVMHPDWFDVVVASNLFGDILSDLGPACTGTIGIAPSANINPERTFPSLFEPVHGSAPDIAGRGIANPVGQIWCASLMLEHLGEPDAAAAVLAAIETVLARGGDTLTPDMGGTATTSALGEEIADAVTAP, encoded by the coding sequence ATGACCCAGACCCATCGCATCGCCGTGATCCCGGGAGACGGCATCGGCACCGAGGTCATGCCCGAGGGTTTGCGCGTGCTGAACGCCGCGGCGTCGAAGTTCGGGCTGACGTTCGACTTCGAGCATTTCGACCACTCCAGCGCCGACTATTACGTCAAACACGGAAAGATGTTGCCCGACAACTGGTTCGACGAGCTGCGCGGATTCGACGCGATCTTCTTCGGGGCCGTCGGCTGGCCCGAGGTGGTGCCCGATCACATTTCGCTGTGGGGCAGCCTGCTGCAGTTCCGCCGCGCCTTCGACCAGTATGTGAACCTGCGGCCGGTCCGGCTGATGCCCGGCGTCCGCAGCCCGCTGGCCGGGCGCAACCCCGGCGACGTCGACTTCTACGTCGTGCGGGAGAACACCGAGGGCGAGTACTCCAGCGTCGGCGGCAAGATGTTCGAAGGTACCGAGCGGGAAGTGGTGATACAGGAAACCGTCATGTCCCGGGTCGGTGTCGACCGGATCCTGAAGTTCGCGTTCGACCTTGCGCAGAGCCGCCCGAAGAAGCACCTCACGTCGGCCACCAAGAGCAACGGCATCGCGATCACGATGCCGTACTGGGACGAGCGGGTGCAGGCGATGGCCGCGAACTATCCCGACATCGCCGTGGACAAGTACCACATCGACATCCTGACCGCGAACTTCGTGATGCACCCGGACTGGTTCGACGTCGTCGTTGCCTCAAACCTGTTCGGCGACATCCTTTCCGATCTCGGCCCGGCTTGCACCGGAACCATCGGCATCGCGCCCAGCGCCAACATCAACCCCGAGCGCACCTTCCCGAGCCTGTTCGAACCCGTGCACGGTTCCGCGCCCGACATCGCCGGGCGCGGGATCGCCAATCCCGTCGGGCAGATCTGGTGCGCGTCATTGATGCTCGAACATCTCGGTGAGCCCGACGCCGCGGCCGCGGTGCTCGCTGCCATCGAGACCGTCCTGGCGCGCGGCGGTGACACCCTCACTCCCGATATGGGCGGTACCGCAACGACGAGCGCACTCGGCGAGGAAATCGCCGATGCGGTGACGGCGCCATGA
- a CDS encoding acyl-CoA dehydrogenase family protein has product MAFDLTPTAAQHDLARRTHEFAVQVVRPVAADYDRRQEFPWPVLEEAAAQGFYSPLFYRDLIGDPTGLSLPMFMEELFWGCAGIGLAVVMPALALSAIGQAASPEQMLQWAPECFGTPGDLKLAALAISEPEGGSDVRNLRTRAHRDGSGPDADWIINGHKMWIGNGGIADVHVVNAVVDEELGHKGQALFIVPGGTPGLEMVRKLDKLGCRASHTAELKFNDVRVPAANLLGGHEKLEHKLARAREAVEGARHSGSATLGTFEQTRPMVAAQALGIARAALEYATEYANRRVAFGGPIIDNQGIAFPLADLATQLDAARLLTWRASWMAATGVPFDRGEGSMSKLAASEVAVHATERAIQTMGGWGYVSDHPVEKWYRDAKLYTIFEGTSEIQRIVISHALGAADGKPPLHVDLEPSGGPLNRWFGRGTPLRTRAANAALSAKDSVPAPIMQLAMKVLRPPRK; this is encoded by the coding sequence GTGGCTTTCGACCTCACCCCCACTGCCGCACAGCACGACCTGGCGCGACGGACTCACGAGTTCGCCGTACAGGTCGTCCGGCCGGTCGCGGCCGACTACGACCGCCGGCAGGAGTTTCCGTGGCCGGTGCTCGAAGAAGCAGCCGCTCAGGGTTTCTACAGTCCGCTGTTCTACCGCGACCTCATCGGTGACCCGACAGGCCTGTCCCTGCCGATGTTCATGGAGGAGCTGTTCTGGGGCTGCGCGGGCATCGGCCTTGCCGTCGTGATGCCGGCCCTGGCGCTGTCGGCGATCGGGCAGGCCGCGTCACCCGAGCAGATGCTGCAGTGGGCGCCCGAATGTTTCGGCACACCCGGCGATCTCAAGCTCGCGGCGTTGGCCATCTCCGAGCCCGAGGGCGGCAGCGATGTGCGCAACCTCCGCACCCGGGCACACCGGGACGGGTCCGGACCGGACGCTGACTGGATCATCAACGGCCACAAGATGTGGATCGGCAACGGCGGCATCGCCGATGTGCATGTGGTCAACGCGGTGGTCGACGAAGAACTCGGCCACAAGGGGCAGGCCCTGTTCATCGTGCCAGGTGGTACGCCGGGGCTGGAGATGGTCCGCAAACTCGACAAGCTGGGCTGCCGCGCCTCGCACACCGCAGAGCTGAAGTTCAACGACGTCCGGGTGCCTGCCGCGAACCTGCTCGGCGGACACGAGAAGCTCGAGCACAAGCTCGCGCGGGCTCGCGAAGCCGTCGAGGGTGCGCGGCATTCCGGCTCGGCCACGTTGGGCACCTTCGAGCAGACCCGGCCGATGGTGGCCGCGCAAGCCCTCGGGATCGCCAGGGCCGCATTGGAATACGCCACCGAATACGCCAACCGCCGGGTCGCCTTCGGCGGTCCGATCATCGACAATCAGGGCATCGCGTTTCCGCTCGCCGACCTGGCCACCCAACTCGACGCCGCGCGGCTGCTCACCTGGCGGGCATCCTGGATGGCGGCCACCGGGGTGCCGTTCGACCGCGGCGAGGGTTCGATGTCGAAACTGGCGGCCAGCGAGGTCGCGGTGCACGCCACCGAACGGGCCATCCAGACGATGGGCGGGTGGGGCTACGTCTCAGATCACCCGGTCGAGAAGTGGTACCGGGATGCCAAGTTGTACACCATCTTCGAGGGCACCAGTGAGATCCAGCGCATCGTCATCTCGCACGCGCTCGGCGCGGCCGACGGAAAGCCACCGCTGCACGTCGACCTGGAACCGTCCGGCGGGCCGTTGAACCGGTGGTTCGGACGCGGCACGCCGCTGCGCACCCGGGCGGCCAACGCGGCGCTGTCGGCCAAGGACAGCGTGCCCGCACCGATCATGCAGCTGGCGATGAAAGTGCTGCGCCCGCCCCGCAAGTGA
- a CDS encoding putative quinol monooxygenase, protein MAITVLLELKFKPESVGAARELFGRALQDTRNFEGNLVTDVIIDEADEAHWIIYERWDSVEHDEAYRAFRAAEGRLVDLPALLAEPAVKTRYLDSDV, encoded by the coding sequence ATGGCGATCACGGTGTTGTTGGAACTCAAGTTCAAGCCCGAATCGGTGGGCGCAGCGCGCGAGTTGTTCGGTAGGGCGCTGCAGGACACGCGAAACTTCGAGGGCAATCTGGTCACCGATGTGATCATCGACGAAGCCGACGAAGCACACTGGATCATCTACGAACGCTGGGATTCCGTCGAGCACGACGAGGCGTACCGGGCCTTCCGCGCGGCCGAGGGCAGACTCGTCGATCTGCCTGCCCTGTTGGCCGAACCCGCCGTCAAGACCCGCTACCTCGACAGCGACGTCTGA
- a CDS encoding glycosyltransferase codes for MTYRATGHSARRGHSVPLTFGLLTTYPPTPCGLATFSAALAIGLAAHGADVHVVRVTDDLPSTSSRVVGELINGSTASVAACPDLLNQNDVAVIQHEYGIYGGADGDEVVDILGSLDIPSIVVAHTVLEKPTRHQRSVLEAIVALSDRVVVMSEAANRRLCRSFDVEHRKVITIPHGATVPVTAPPKRAGRPTLLTWGLLGPGKGVERVIDAMSALRQLNDRPRYLIAGQTHPKVLAVDGERYRDARTEQARRRGLSDAVHFDPDYRDAASLGALVQSAAVVVLPYDSTDQVTSGVLVDAVANGRPVVATAFPHAVELLGTGAGIVVGHNDPDALTSALHGVLTKPLLARDMAAEARRLAPTLAWSAVSESYRTVAQEILSEQAMNL; via the coding sequence ATGACGTATCGCGCAACCGGCCATTCCGCGCGGCGAGGTCATTCTGTTCCGCTGACATTCGGGCTGCTCACCACCTACCCGCCGACCCCATGCGGGCTGGCGACGTTCAGCGCAGCGCTTGCCATAGGGTTGGCCGCCCACGGCGCTGACGTGCACGTGGTGCGGGTAACCGATGATTTGCCGTCAACCAGCAGCCGCGTCGTCGGGGAACTCATCAACGGTTCGACGGCCTCGGTCGCGGCGTGCCCGGATCTACTCAACCAGAATGATGTCGCAGTTATCCAGCATGAATACGGCATCTATGGTGGTGCTGACGGGGATGAGGTCGTGGACATCCTCGGCAGTTTGGACATCCCATCCATCGTGGTCGCCCACACGGTTCTCGAGAAGCCGACCAGACATCAGCGTTCAGTACTCGAAGCGATTGTGGCGCTGTCGGATCGGGTCGTCGTGATGTCCGAGGCGGCGAATCGGCGATTGTGCCGGAGCTTCGATGTCGAGCACCGGAAGGTCATCACGATCCCGCACGGTGCAACCGTCCCGGTCACAGCCCCGCCCAAGCGCGCAGGCAGACCCACCCTGTTGACGTGGGGCCTGCTCGGACCCGGCAAAGGTGTCGAACGGGTCATCGACGCAATGAGCGCGCTGCGCCAGCTCAACGACCGTCCGCGCTATCTCATCGCCGGCCAGACACACCCGAAGGTTCTCGCCGTCGATGGCGAGCGGTATCGCGATGCCCGCACGGAGCAGGCGCGGCGCAGGGGTCTGTCCGATGCTGTGCACTTCGATCCCGACTACCGCGACGCGGCGTCACTGGGGGCGCTGGTCCAATCCGCTGCAGTGGTCGTGCTGCCCTACGACTCGACCGATCAGGTCACCTCTGGTGTGCTTGTCGACGCGGTGGCGAATGGACGTCCCGTTGTGGCCACAGCATTTCCGCACGCAGTCGAACTCCTGGGTACCGGGGCGGGCATCGTCGTCGGCCACAACGATCCCGATGCGCTGACCTCGGCGCTGCACGGAGTGCTCACCAAGCCACTACTCGCCCGCGACATGGCCGCGGAGGCTCGCCGGCTAGCTCCCACGTTGGCGTGGTCCGCCGTGTCCGAGTCGTATCGAACAGTGGCGCAAGAGATTCTGTCGGAACAGGCGATGAACTTGTGA
- a CDS encoding helix-hairpin-helix domain-containing protein: MTDRGAHFDGIQIGRPATGALIDAGYRTVADLPADLDTLLALHGVGPKAVRLLREAQEN, encoded by the coding sequence ATGACCGACCGCGGTGCGCACTTCGACGGCATCCAGATCGGCCGGCCCGCGACGGGCGCGCTCATCGATGCGGGCTACCGAACCGTCGCGGATCTGCCCGCAGATCTCGATACGCTCCTCGCCCTGCACGGCGTCGGACCGAAGGCAGTGCGGCTGCTGCGTGAGGCACAGGAGAATTGA